A single region of the Streptomyces caelestis genome encodes:
- a CDS encoding streptophobe family protein codes for MSAGTGIETARDGTRVPWGDVLMSAVAAVSWALIGMAGTAALGLRLLEADAAGSLGPMTAAVVTLGAGGSVTPSGDVPAFGLSGAGADTAIEITPLGVSLAGAVLLSYFFLRSLRAAGVVISAAELLARAGAVVALFVAMLGGLAWAGHDVITIDGGALGLDDLTGGGDGGGDGLEIPGLGDIGGLLPDRLGDLADARAAVGFTVDTAPTLLGGLGWSAGVLLIALLASRRTPLPRGWEAVHRVVRPAVSAVVTVLLVAVAAGLAAAAYAATGDDHPRRIAGAALLGAPNGVWLGIPIGLLVPWDGRATGELARLLPDPLDDLLAVRSDQPVTLGRLAELDGRVWLLGVAAALMMLLAGVLTAVRTPMGSVSGGSGGGGGSGPLGFAGRCAVRLGAATASALPLLAWLTDVSVTASLSVLGFDAFGAGIELHGHLGMALLLGAVWGAGTGAVGALLAWASGAAGRAATALARGEGVAGAGRAGREAGTGQAGYDASAGPAVPRAGTGQAGYDVGAGRSGGRGGSSAGRASSYGEEAGPYAPGAPYRPPNPATNPYLRGPDELREPEDARPAEEERPSGGPLERGRQAGEDRQRGEGRRSPGEAPRPPHEARSGSDRAAYRDGDVYGAPTMARPVGPPPRGPRQPPGPKGGNRPPARPDDGPPPPPSPPPPPRKPRGGK; via the coding sequence ATGAGTGCCGGGACAGGTATCGAGACGGCGAGGGACGGCACGCGTGTGCCGTGGGGGGACGTGCTGATGTCCGCCGTCGCCGCCGTGAGCTGGGCGTTGATCGGGATGGCGGGCACGGCAGCGCTGGGTCTGCGGCTGCTGGAGGCGGACGCGGCGGGCTCGTTGGGGCCGATGACCGCGGCGGTGGTGACACTCGGGGCAGGTGGTTCGGTCACACCGTCCGGCGACGTGCCGGCGTTCGGCCTGTCGGGCGCCGGGGCCGACACGGCCATCGAGATCACGCCACTGGGGGTGAGCCTGGCCGGGGCGGTGCTGCTGTCCTACTTCTTCCTACGGTCCTTGCGAGCGGCGGGAGTTGTGATATCGGCGGCCGAACTCCTCGCGCGTGCGGGCGCGGTGGTCGCGCTGTTCGTGGCGATGCTGGGCGGGCTGGCCTGGGCGGGGCACGACGTCATCACGATCGACGGTGGCGCGCTGGGCCTGGACGACCTGACGGGCGGGGGCGATGGAGGTGGAGACGGCCTGGAGATTCCCGGGCTGGGGGACATCGGGGGGTTGCTGCCGGACCGGCTCGGCGACCTGGCCGACGCGCGGGCGGCGGTCGGTTTCACGGTCGACACCGCGCCCACCCTGCTCGGTGGGCTCGGCTGGTCGGCCGGGGTCCTCCTCATCGCCCTGCTGGCCTCGCGCCGCACGCCGCTGCCGCGGGGCTGGGAGGCCGTGCACCGGGTCGTACGGCCCGCCGTTTCCGCGGTGGTGACCGTGCTGCTGGTGGCGGTGGCGGCGGGGCTCGCAGCGGCGGCGTACGCGGCGACCGGCGACGACCATCCCCGGCGCATCGCCGGCGCGGCGCTGCTCGGGGCGCCGAACGGGGTGTGGCTGGGCATCCCGATCGGCCTGCTCGTGCCGTGGGACGGCCGGGCGACGGGTGAACTGGCCCGCCTTCTGCCCGACCCCCTCGACGACCTGCTCGCGGTCCGCTCCGACCAGCCGGTGACGCTGGGGCGGCTGGCCGAGTTGGACGGGCGGGTGTGGCTGCTGGGGGTGGCGGCGGCGTTGATGATGCTGCTGGCGGGTGTGCTGACGGCGGTGCGGACGCCGATGGGGAGCGTGTCAGGGGGTTCCGGAGGTGGAGGGGGTTCGGGTCCCCTCGGTTTCGCGGGACGGTGTGCAGTGCGGCTGGGGGCGGCGACCGCGTCGGCTCTGCCGCTGCTCGCCTGGCTGACGGACGTGTCCGTGACCGCCTCCCTGTCCGTGCTCGGCTTCGACGCGTTCGGCGCGGGCATCGAACTGCACGGGCACCTCGGCATGGCCCTGCTGCTGGGTGCGGTGTGGGGTGCGGGGACCGGGGCGGTGGGGGCGTTGCTGGCGTGGGCGAGCGGGGCCGCGGGGAGGGCGGCGACGGCTTTGGCCCGGGGGGAGGGGGTGGCCGGGGCCGGGCGCGCGGGACGGGAGGCCGGTACGGGACAGGCCGGGTACGACGCGAGTGCCGGGCCAGCCGTGCCCCGGGCCGGTACAGGGCAGGCCGGATACGACGTCGGCGCCGGGCGGTCCGGGGGCCGGGGCGGGTCCAGCGCCGGGCGGGCGTCGTCGTACGGGGAGGAAGCCGGGCCCTACGCGCCGGGAGCGCCGTACCGGCCGCCGAACCCGGCCACCAATCCGTACCTCCGGGGGCCGGACGAGCTGCGAGAGCCGGAGGACGCGCGGCCTGCCGAAGAGGAACGCCCCTCCGGTGGACCGCTGGAGCGCGGCCGGCAGGCCGGTGAGGATCGGCAGCGAGGGGAGGGCCGGCGTTCGCCAGGCGAGGCTCCCCGGCCACCGCACGAAGCCCGCTCGGGCAGTGACCGGGCTGCCTACCGGGACGGTGACGTGTACGGCGCGCCCACGATGGCGCGACCAGTCGGGCCGCCGCCGCGTGGGCCCCGGCAGCCGCCCGGCCCGAAGGGCGGGAACCGGCCGCCGGCCCGGCCGGACGACGGGCCGCCTCCGCCGCCCTCTCCTCCCCCGCCACCGCGGAAACCGCGTGGGGGGAAGTAA
- the serB gene encoding phosphoserine phosphatase SerB, translated as MSASQTSSSDVPTLLVKIFGKDSPGITAGLFDTLAAYSVDVVDIEQVVTRGRMVLCALVTEPPPGLEGDLRATVHSWAESMKMQAEIISGLGDNRPRGLGRSLVTVLGHPLTAEATAAIAARITKTGGNIDRIFRLAKYPVTAVEFAVSGVETEPLRTALAPDAAKLGIDVAVVAAGLYRRAQRLVVMDVDSTLIQDEVIELFAAHAGCEDQVAEVTAAAMRGELDFEQSLHARVALLAGLDASVVDKVRSEVRLTPGARTLIRTLKRLGYQVGVVSGGFTQVTDDLKERLGLDFAQANTLEIVDGKLTGKVTGEIVDRAGKARLLRRFAAEAGVPLSQTVAIGDGANDLDMLNAAGLGVAFNAKPVVRQAAHTAVNFPFLDTVLYLLGITREEVEAADTHNTV; from the coding sequence ATGAGCGCTTCGCAGACCTCGTCCTCCGACGTCCCCACCCTCCTTGTCAAGATCTTCGGCAAGGACAGCCCGGGCATCACGGCCGGCCTCTTCGACACCCTCGCCGCCTACTCCGTCGACGTCGTCGACATCGAGCAGGTCGTCACCCGTGGCCGGATGGTGCTGTGCGCGCTCGTGACCGAGCCGCCCCCGGGGCTCGAGGGTGATCTGCGGGCGACCGTCCACAGCTGGGCCGAGTCGATGAAGATGCAGGCGGAGATCATCTCCGGCCTCGGCGACAACCGGCCGCGCGGGCTGGGCCGCTCCCTGGTCACCGTGCTCGGGCACCCGCTCACCGCCGAGGCGACGGCTGCGATCGCCGCGCGGATCACGAAGACCGGCGGCAACATCGACCGTATCTTCCGGCTCGCCAAGTATCCCGTGACGGCCGTCGAGTTCGCCGTTTCCGGTGTGGAGACCGAGCCGCTGCGCACCGCCCTGGCGCCCGACGCGGCGAAGCTCGGCATCGACGTGGCGGTCGTCGCCGCCGGTCTGTACCGGCGCGCGCAGCGCCTGGTCGTCATGGACGTCGACTCGACGCTCATCCAGGACGAGGTCATCGAACTGTTCGCCGCGCACGCCGGCTGCGAGGACCAGGTCGCCGAGGTGACGGCGGCCGCGATGCGCGGTGAGCTGGACTTCGAGCAGTCCCTGCACGCGCGCGTGGCGCTGCTGGCGGGGCTCGACGCCTCGGTCGTGGACAAGGTGCGCAGCGAGGTGCGGCTGACGCCGGGCGCCCGCACCCTGATCCGTACGCTGAAGCGGCTCGGCTACCAAGTCGGCGTCGTCTCCGGCGGTTTCACCCAGGTCACCGACGATCTGAAGGAGCGGCTCGGGCTGGACTTCGCCCAGGCCAACACGCTGGAGATCGTCGACGGGAAGCTGACGGGCAAGGTCACGGGCGAGATCGTCGACCGTGCCGGCAAGGCCCGGCTGCTGCGCCGGTTCGCCGCCGAGGCGGGTGTGCCGCTGTCGCAGACCGTGGCGATCGGTGACGGCGCCAACGACCTCGACATGCTGAACGCGGCCGGTCTGGGCGTCGCCTTCAACGCCAAGCCGGTGGTGCGCCAGGCCGCGCACACCGCGGTGAACTTCCCCTTCCTGGACACCGTGCTGTACCTGCTGGGCATCACGCGCGAAGAGGTCGAGGCGGCGGACACCCACAACACGGTCTGA
- a CDS encoding SixA phosphatase family protein — protein sequence MSVAEPRRIVLFRHAKADWPQVSDHERPLADRGRKEAAEAGRRLADTGIPFDLALCSTAVRTRETWKLAVQEFPQRPKTVYEERLYEASPGELIAVLNETPDDAQNILMIGHNPGIQGLADILAGTAEGDARDRMTRRGFPAAAFAVLSFTGSWKSLEPGVATLLDYWAPTE from the coding sequence ATGAGCGTCGCAGAACCCCGCAGGATTGTCCTCTTCCGCCATGCGAAAGCCGACTGGCCACAGGTGAGCGATCATGAGCGTCCGCTCGCCGACCGGGGCCGAAAAGAAGCGGCGGAGGCCGGGCGCAGGCTGGCCGACACCGGCATCCCCTTCGACCTGGCCCTGTGCTCCACCGCGGTCCGGACCCGGGAGACCTGGAAGCTCGCTGTCCAGGAGTTCCCGCAGCGACCGAAAACCGTCTACGAGGAGCGGCTCTACGAGGCCTCGCCGGGCGAACTGATCGCTGTGCTCAACGAGACCCCCGACGACGCGCAGAACATCCTCATGATCGGCCACAACCCGGGCATCCAGGGCCTCGCCGACATCCTGGCGGGCACGGCCGAGGGCGACGCCCGCGACCGGATGACCCGCCGCGGCTTCCCGGCCGCCGCCTTCGCCGTCCTGTCCTTCACCGGCTCGTGGAAGAGCCTGGAGCCGGGCGTGGCCACGCTGCTGGACTACTGGGCACCGACCGAGTGA
- a CDS encoding SGM_5486 family transporter-associated protein produces MPVLDPNPQHGQKKMLLVFGAFFAIFIIIGIIATIASP; encoded by the coding sequence ATGCCAGTGCTCGACCCGAATCCCCAGCACGGTCAGAAGAAGATGCTGCTCGTCTTCGGCGCCTTCTTCGCGATCTTCATCATCATCGGCATCATCGCGACCATCGCCTCGCCATGA
- a CDS encoding MFS transporter, translating to MASEETRTMTPPTVRSSAAHEPREPGGTSTRAWTTRLLVLGIVLSALNLRPAITSLGALLEEVRDGLGMSGSVAGLLTSVPPLCFAVFGVMAPRLARRFGSGAVMCAGMAAIATGLAIRPYTGGAAGFLAGSALALMGIAVSNVLMPVIVKHWFPDRVGSMTGLYSMALALGTALAAEVTVPLTDALGGSWHSGLALWAGLAGAAVLPWLPFVRGRATGAGASGPGGRAGGAAGQGERARVVAPRPGEQSRGTHPAVGERAMDLEAGLEKAAGGPETGLEKAAVGPEADDGDRPAGDREAPGSAATGSAPEEAPQLRITRSRTAWALAVFFGLQATAAYITMGWMAQIFRDAGVPAGTAGLLLAVTMVMGVPLAFVIPRLATRLPHQGPIVLALGVCGLAGYAGLYLAPAAGALAWALLLGVSNCAFPLALTMVGMRARTGPGVAQLSAFAQSTGYLISIPGPLLVGVLYQHSGGWGLPIALMSALMIPQMAVGFLAGRDRTVEDEAAR from the coding sequence ATGGCTAGCGAGGAAACCCGGACGATGACGCCCCCGACCGTACGCAGCTCGGCCGCGCACGAGCCCCGGGAACCCGGCGGTACGTCCACGCGCGCGTGGACGACGCGGTTGCTCGTCCTCGGCATCGTGCTGTCCGCGCTGAACCTCCGACCCGCCATCACCAGTCTCGGCGCCCTCTTGGAGGAGGTCCGCGACGGGCTCGGCATGAGCGGCAGCGTGGCCGGGCTGCTCACCTCCGTGCCGCCGCTGTGCTTCGCCGTCTTCGGCGTCATGGCCCCGCGGCTCGCCCGCCGCTTCGGATCCGGCGCCGTGATGTGCGCCGGCATGGCCGCCATCGCCACCGGCCTGGCGATCCGGCCGTACACCGGCGGCGCGGCCGGCTTCCTGGCCGGCAGCGCCCTCGCCCTCATGGGCATCGCGGTCAGCAACGTCCTGATGCCGGTCATCGTCAAGCACTGGTTCCCCGACCGCGTCGGCTCCATGACCGGCCTGTACTCCATGGCGCTCGCCCTGGGCACGGCCCTCGCCGCCGAGGTCACGGTGCCCCTGACCGACGCCCTGGGCGGCAGCTGGCACTCGGGCCTGGCGCTGTGGGCCGGCCTGGCCGGGGCGGCGGTCCTGCCGTGGCTGCCGTTCGTACGGGGGCGCGCGACGGGGGCAGGGGCGTCCGGGCCGGGGGGACGGGCCGGGGGCGCGGCTGGGCAGGGGGAGCGGGCCCGTGTGGTGGCGCCTAGGCCGGGGGAGCAGAGCCGGGGCACGCATCCCGCGGTGGGGGAGCGGGCCATGGATCTGGAGGCCGGGCTGGAGAAGGCGGCCGGGGGCCCGGAGACCGGGCTGGAGAAGGCGGCCGTAGGCCCGGAGGCCGACGACGGCGACCGGCCGGCGGGGGACAGGGAGGCGCCGGGGTCGGCTGCCACCGGATCCGCCCCCGAGGAGGCCCCGCAGCTGCGGATCACGCGGAGCCGTACCGCCTGGGCCCTGGCCGTCTTTTTCGGGCTCCAGGCCACCGCCGCCTACATCACCATGGGCTGGATGGCGCAGATCTTCCGGGACGCCGGTGTGCCCGCGGGCACCGCGGGGCTCCTGCTCGCGGTCACCATGGTGATGGGCGTGCCCCTGGCCTTCGTCATACCGCGCCTGGCCACGCGGCTGCCGCACCAGGGCCCGATCGTGCTCGCCCTGGGCGTCTGCGGCCTCGCCGGCTACGCCGGGCTGTACCTCGCCCCGGCCGCCGGCGCCTTGGCCTGGGCCCTGCTGCTCGGCGTCTCCAACTGCGCCTTCCCGCTCGCCCTGACCATGGTCGGCATGCGGGCCAGGACCGGCCCGGGCGTGGCCCAGCTCTCGGCGTTCGCGCAGAGCACCGGCTACCTGATCTCCATCCCGGGGCCGCTCCTGGTGGGTGTCCTCTATCAGCACAGCGGCGGCTGGGGACTGCCGATCGCGCTGATGAGCGCCCTGATGATCCCGCAGATGGCGGTCGGATTCCTGGCGGGCCGGGACCGCACGGTGGAGGACGAGGCGGCCCGCTGA
- a CDS encoding FadR/GntR family transcriptional regulator, translating into MPLSHPRRSALSEQVIAALRAQITSGEWPVGSRIPTEPELVEQLGVARNTVREAVRALAHNGLLDIRQGSGTYVVATSELAGVMQRRFAGADPRHIAELRSTLESSAARLAAERRTEKDLKQLDALLRRREQAWESGDAEAFVTADATFHLAVVAASHNDVMTAMYADLGEVLRDWLREDVGEELTPETYMEHARLLDAIRAGDAAQAAQEAARYPFLCRLGGLSSPAGD; encoded by the coding sequence ATGCCCCTGAGCCACCCCCGACGTTCGGCGCTCTCCGAGCAGGTCATCGCGGCCCTGCGGGCCCAGATCACCTCCGGCGAGTGGCCGGTCGGCTCCCGCATCCCGACCGAACCCGAACTGGTCGAGCAGCTGGGTGTCGCCCGCAACACGGTCCGCGAGGCCGTCCGCGCGCTCGCGCACAACGGCCTGCTGGACATCCGCCAGGGCTCCGGCACGTATGTCGTGGCGACGAGTGAGCTGGCGGGGGTGATGCAGCGGCGGTTCGCCGGTGCCGACCCCCGGCACATCGCCGAGCTGCGTTCCACGCTGGAGTCGTCCGCCGCCAGGCTGGCCGCGGAGCGGCGCACGGAGAAGGACCTCAAGCAGCTGGACGCGCTGCTGCGGCGGCGTGAGCAGGCCTGGGAGTCGGGTGACGCGGAGGCGTTCGTGACGGCGGACGCGACCTTCCACCTGGCCGTGGTGGCCGCCTCACACAACGACGTGATGACCGCCATGTACGCGGACCTGGGCGAGGTGCTGCGGGACTGGCTGCGCGAGGACGTCGGCGAGGAGCTGACGCCGGAGACGTACATGGAGCACGCACGGCTGCTCGACGCGATCCGCGCGGGCGACGCGGCGCAGGCGGCGCAGGAGGCCGCCCGCTACCCGTTCCTGTGCCGCCTGGGCGGGCTCAGCTCGCCCGCCGGTGACTGA
- the fabI gene encoding enoyl-ACP reductase FabI: protein MSGILEGKRVLITGVLTEASIAFHAAKLAQEQGAEVILTAFPRPTLTERIAKKLPKPVKVIELDVTNDEHLGRLADVVGEELGGLDGVVHSIGFAPQDALGGNFLNTPFESVATAMHVSAYSLKSLTMACLPLMQNGGSVVGLTFDAQFAWPQYDWMGPAKAALEATSRYMARDLGKQNIRCNLISAGPLGSMAAKSIPGFGELASVWDTRAPLEWDLKDPEPAGKGVVALLSDWFPKTTGEIIHVDGGLHAIGA, encoded by the coding sequence ATGAGCGGAATTCTCGAGGGCAAGCGCGTCCTGATCACCGGTGTGCTGACGGAGGCCTCCATCGCCTTCCACGCCGCCAAGCTGGCTCAGGAGCAGGGCGCCGAGGTCATCCTCACGGCGTTCCCGCGGCCCACGCTGACCGAGCGCATCGCCAAGAAGCTCCCCAAGCCCGTCAAGGTCATCGAGCTCGACGTGACCAACGACGAGCACCTCGGGCGCCTGGCCGACGTCGTCGGCGAGGAGCTCGGCGGCCTCGACGGTGTCGTGCACTCCATCGGCTTCGCCCCGCAGGACGCCCTCGGCGGCAACTTCCTGAACACGCCGTTCGAGTCGGTCGCCACAGCCATGCACGTCTCGGCGTACTCCCTGAAGTCGCTGACCATGGCCTGTCTGCCGCTGATGCAGAACGGCGGCTCGGTCGTCGGTCTGACCTTCGACGCGCAGTTCGCCTGGCCGCAGTACGACTGGATGGGCCCGGCCAAGGCCGCCCTGGAGGCCACCAGCCGCTACATGGCTCGTGACCTGGGCAAGCAGAACATCCGCTGCAACCTGATCTCGGCCGGCCCGCTCGGCTCCATGGCCGCCAAGTCCATCCCGGGCTTCGGCGAGCTGGCCTCCGTCTGGGACACCCGCGCCCCGCTGGAGTGGGACCTCAAGGACCCCGAGCCGGCAGGCAAGGGTGTCGTCGCGCTGCTGAGCGACTGGTTCCCGAAGACCACGGGCGAGATCATCCACGTGGACGGCGGTCTGCACGCCATCGGAGCCTGA
- the fabG gene encoding 3-oxoacyl-[acyl-carrier-protein] reductase produces MSRSVLVTGGNRGIGLAIARAFADAGDKVAITYRSGEPPAALTELGCLAVKCDITDAEQVEQAYKEIEEAHGPVEVLVANAGITKDQLLMRMSEEDFTSVVDTNLTGTFRVVKRANRGMLRAKKGRVVLISSVVGLLGSAGQANYAASKAGLVGFARSLARELGSRNITFNVVAPGFVDTDMTKVLTDEQRAGIVSQVPLGRYAQPEEIAAAVRFLASDDASYITGAVIPVDGGLGMGH; encoded by the coding sequence TTGAGCCGCTCGGTTCTCGTCACCGGAGGCAACCGGGGCATCGGCCTCGCCATCGCCCGCGCTTTCGCCGATGCCGGCGACAAGGTCGCCATCACGTACCGCTCGGGTGAGCCGCCGGCGGCCCTGACGGAATTGGGCTGCCTGGCCGTCAAGTGCGACATCACCGACGCCGAGCAGGTGGAGCAGGCCTACAAGGAGATCGAGGAGGCCCACGGCCCCGTCGAGGTCCTCGTCGCCAACGCCGGCATCACCAAGGACCAGCTCCTGATGCGCATGTCCGAGGAGGACTTCACCTCGGTCGTCGACACCAACCTCACCGGCACCTTCCGCGTCGTCAAGCGCGCCAACCGCGGCATGCTGCGCGCCAAGAAGGGCCGCGTCGTCCTCATCTCGTCGGTCGTCGGGCTCCTCGGCTCCGCGGGGCAGGCGAACTACGCCGCCTCCAAGGCCGGCCTGGTCGGCTTCGCGCGGTCCCTCGCCCGGGAGCTGGGCTCGCGCAACATCACCTTCAACGTCGTCGCGCCCGGCTTCGTCGACACCGACATGACCAAGGTGCTCACCGACGAGCAGCGCGCCGGCATCGTGTCGCAGGTGCCGCTCGGCCGGTACGCGCAGCCGGAGGAGATCGCCGCGGCGGTGCGGTTCCTCGCCTCGGACGACGCCTCGTACATCACTGGAGCCGTCATTCCCGTTGACGGCGGACTGGGAATGGGTCACTGA
- a CDS encoding TldD/PmbA family protein produces MPHTIDEAFTALPLRALADAALARARALGAEHADFRFERVRGASWRFRDAKPAGSSDTTDLGYAVRVVHGGTWGFASGVDLSMDAAAKVAGQAVAMAKLSAQVIKAAGSDERVELADEPVHAEKSWVSSYEIDPFTVPDEEKAGLIAEWSARLLAADGVDHVDASLLTVHENKFYADTAGTITTQQRVRLHPVFNAVSVDESSGEFDSMRTLAPPVGRGWEYLRGTGWDWEGELEQIPELLAEKMRAPSVEAGLYDLVVDPSNLWLTIHESIGHATELDRALGYEAAYAGTSFATFDQLNKLRYGSELMNVTGDRTAEHGLATVGYDDEGVAAQSWDLVKDGTLVGYQLDRRIAKLTGFERSNGCAYADSPGHVPVQRMANVSLRPDPAGMSTEDLIGGVERGIYVVGDRSWSIDMQRYNFQFTGQRFYRIENGRLAGQLRDVAYQATTTDFWGSMAAVGGPQTYVLGGAFNCGKAQPGQVAAVSHGCPSALFKGVNILNTTQEAGR; encoded by the coding sequence GTGCCTCATACCATCGACGAGGCCTTCACGGCCCTCCCCCTACGCGCCCTCGCCGACGCGGCCCTCGCACGCGCGCGTGCGCTGGGCGCCGAGCACGCGGACTTCCGGTTCGAGCGGGTGCGAGGCGCCTCCTGGCGGTTCCGGGACGCCAAGCCCGCCGGGTCCTCGGACACCACCGACCTCGGGTACGCGGTGCGCGTCGTGCACGGGGGTACGTGGGGTTTCGCGTCCGGTGTCGACCTCAGCATGGACGCCGCCGCCAAGGTCGCCGGGCAGGCGGTGGCCATGGCCAAGCTGTCCGCGCAGGTGATCAAGGCGGCCGGGTCGGACGAGCGGGTGGAGCTGGCCGACGAGCCGGTGCACGCCGAGAAGTCGTGGGTCTCGTCGTACGAGATCGATCCGTTCACGGTGCCCGACGAGGAGAAGGCCGGGCTGATCGCGGAGTGGAGCGCGCGGCTGCTGGCGGCCGACGGGGTCGACCACGTGGACGCCTCGCTGCTCACCGTCCACGAGAACAAGTTCTACGCCGACACCGCCGGGACCATCACCACGCAGCAGCGGGTGCGGCTGCACCCGGTGTTCAACGCGGTGTCGGTGGACGAGTCGAGCGGCGAGTTCGACTCGATGCGCACCCTCGCGCCGCCCGTGGGACGCGGCTGGGAGTACCTGCGGGGCACCGGCTGGGACTGGGAGGGCGAGCTGGAGCAGATCCCCGAACTCCTCGCCGAGAAGATGCGCGCGCCGAGCGTCGAGGCGGGCCTGTACGACCTGGTCGTCGACCCGTCCAACCTGTGGCTGACCATCCACGAGTCCATCGGGCACGCCACCGAGCTGGACCGGGCGCTCGGCTACGAGGCGGCCTACGCCGGCACCTCGTTCGCCACGTTCGACCAGCTGAACAAGCTGCGCTACGGCTCGGAGCTGATGAACGTCACCGGCGACCGCACCGCCGAGCACGGCCTCGCCACCGTCGGGTACGACGACGAGGGCGTCGCGGCGCAGTCCTGGGACCTGGTGAAGGACGGCACGCTCGTCGGCTACCAGCTCGACCGGCGGATCGCGAAGCTGACCGGCTTCGAGCGGTCCAACGGATGCGCCTACGCCGACTCCCCCGGGCACGTGCCGGTGCAGCGCATGGCCAACGTGTCGTTGCGGCCGGACCCGGCCGGGATGTCCACCGAGGATCTGATCGGGGGCGTGGAGCGGGGCATCTACGTCGTAGGCGACCGGTCCTGGTCGATCGACATGCAGCGGTACAACTTCCAGTTCACGGGTCAGCGCTTCTACCGGATCGAGAACGGGCGGCTGGCCGGGCAGCTGCGGGACGTGGCCTACCAGGCGACGACGACCGACTTCTGGGGCTCGATGGCCGCCGTCGGCGGTCCGCAGACCTACGTCCTGGGCGGCGCCTTCAACTGCGGCAAGGCCCAGCCGGGCCAGGTCGCGGCCGTGTCGCACGGCTGCCCGTCGGCCCTCTTCAAGGGCGTCAACATCCTCAACACGACCCAGGAGGCCGGTCGATGA
- a CDS encoding metallopeptidase TldD-related protein has translation MSARTSKPHEVVERALELSRADACVVIADERSTANLRWAGNALTTNGVTRGRTLTVIATVGGKEGTASGVVSRSAVTADELEPLVRAAEAAARGAGPAEDAQPLVTGVAQAPEFTEAPAETSSAVFADFAPALGEAFARARAGGRELYGFANHELVSTYMGTSTGLRLRHDQPNGTLELNAKSPDRTRSAWAGRSTRDFKDVDPAALDAELAVRLGWAERRVELPAGRYETLLPPTAVADLLIYQMWSASGRDAVEGRTVFSKPGGGTRVGEKLTDLPLTLRSDPNEPGLESAPFVIAHSSGGDQSVFDNGLPLAPTEWMSRGELRHLTTSRHSAGLTGLPVAPGIDNIILDGGEDRSLDEMVASTERGLLLTCLWYIREVDPATLLLTGLTRDGVYLVENGEVTGEVNNFRFNESPVGLLGRATEAGRTEKTLPREWSDWFTRAAMPALRVPDFNMSSVSQGV, from the coding sequence ATGAGCGCGCGCACCAGCAAGCCGCACGAGGTCGTCGAGCGCGCCCTCGAACTGTCCCGGGCGGACGCCTGTGTCGTCATCGCCGACGAGCGGTCCACCGCCAACCTGCGCTGGGCGGGCAACGCCCTGACCACGAACGGCGTCACGCGCGGGCGCACCCTCACCGTGATCGCCACCGTCGGCGGCAAGGAGGGCACGGCCTCGGGGGTCGTGTCACGGTCCGCCGTGACGGCCGACGAGCTGGAGCCCCTGGTGCGGGCCGCCGAGGCCGCAGCGCGCGGCGCCGGGCCCGCCGAGGACGCGCAGCCGCTCGTCACGGGTGTGGCGCAGGCACCGGAGTTCACGGAGGCGCCCGCCGAGACCTCCTCCGCGGTGTTCGCCGACTTCGCTCCGGCGCTCGGCGAGGCCTTCGCACGCGCGCGTGCGGGCGGCCGTGAGCTGTACGGCTTCGCCAACCACGAACTGGTGTCGACGTACATGGGGACGTCCACGGGGCTGCGGCTGCGGCACGACCAGCCGAACGGGACGCTGGAACTGAACGCCAAGTCGCCGGACCGGACCCGGTCCGCCTGGGCCGGCCGCTCCACGCGGGACTTCAAGGACGTCGACCCGGCGGCGCTGGACGCGGAGCTGGCCGTGCGCCTCGGGTGGGCGGAGCGGCGCGTGGAGCTGCCCGCGGGCCGGTACGAGACGCTGCTGCCGCCGACGGCCGTCGCGGACCTGCTGATCTACCAGATGTGGTCGGCGTCGGGCCGGGACGCGGTGGAGGGCCGCACGGTGTTCTCCAAGCCGGGCGGCGGTACACGGGTCGGCGAGAAGCTGACCGACCTGCCGCTGACGCTGCGCAGCGACCCGAACGAGCCCGGCCTGGAGTCGGCGCCCTTCGTGATCGCGCACTCCTCCGGGGGCGACCAGTCGGTGTTCGACAACGGGCTGCCGCTCGCGCCCACCGAGTGGATGAGCCGGGGCGAGCTGCGGCACCTGACGACCAGCCGCCACAGCGCGGGCCTGACCGGGCTGCCCGTGGCGCCGGGCATCGACAACATCATCCTGGACGGGGGCGAGGACCGCTCCCTGGACGAGATGGTCGCGAGCACCGAACGCGGGCTGCTGCTGACCTGCCTGTGGTACATCCGGGAGGTCGATCCGGCGACGCTGCTGCTCACCGGTCTGACCCGGGACGGCGTCTACCTGGTCGAGAACGGCGAGGTCACCGGCGAGGTAAACAACTTCCGGTTCAACGAGTCGCCGGTGGGGCTGCTGGGGCGGGCCACGGAGGCCGGGCGGACCGAGAAGACGCTGCCCAGGGAGTGGAGCGACTGGTTCACCAGGGCGGCGATGCCGGCACTGCGGGTCCCGGATTTCAATATGAGCTCTGTCAGTCAGGGCGTATAA